One window from the genome of Streptomyces sp. NBC_00287 encodes:
- a CDS encoding nitroreductase family deazaflavin-dependent oxidoreductase, which translates to MSTHVKKPGWFTVNVFNRTVAWLTRRGLSVWGSRVLAVRGRKSGQWRTTPVNLLTVDGQHYLVAPRGHVQWTHNMRAAGGGELHLGKKVDAFTATEIADDDKVPLLRAYLKRWKAEVGVFFNGVGPDSPDADLRRIAPDHPVFRVTIKS; encoded by the coding sequence ATGTCCACGCACGTCAAGAAGCCCGGCTGGTTCACCGTCAACGTCTTCAACCGCACCGTGGCCTGGCTGACCCGCCGCGGCCTGAGCGTGTGGGGCTCCCGCGTCCTCGCCGTCCGCGGCCGCAAGAGCGGCCAGTGGCGGACCACCCCCGTGAACCTCCTGACCGTCGACGGCCAGCACTACCTCGTCGCCCCGCGCGGCCACGTCCAGTGGACCCACAACATGCGCGCCGCCGGCGGCGGCGAGCTGCACCTCGGCAAGAAGGTGGACGCCTTCACCGCGACCGAGATCGCCGACGACGACAAGGTGCCCCTGCTCCGCGCCTACCTCAAGCGCTGGAAGGCCGAGGTCGGCGTCTTCTTCAACGGAGTCGGCCCCGACTCCCCCGACGCCGACCTGCGCCGGATCGCCCCGGACCACCCGGTGTTCCGGGTCACGATCAAGAGCTGA
- a CDS encoding DUF6980 family protein has protein sequence MTDHCCPAMTSRVNVRCDQHDDPFACPDALVGFSARFQEYGLIIHDGGASSITIDFCPWCGQRLPESQRDRWFDELERRGIDPWEDEVPAEFQDDRWLDLPRQE, from the coding sequence ATGACCGATCACTGCTGCCCGGCGATGACCAGCCGGGTGAACGTGCGGTGCGACCAGCACGACGACCCCTTCGCCTGCCCGGACGCCCTGGTCGGCTTCAGCGCCAGGTTCCAGGAGTACGGGCTGATCATCCATGACGGCGGCGCGTCGAGCATCACGATCGACTTCTGTCCCTGGTGCGGACAACGCCTTCCCGAGTCGCAGCGGGACCGTTGGTTCGACGAGCTCGAGCGCCGTGGGATCGATCCGTGGGAGGACGAGGTCCCGGCCGAGTTCCAGGACGACCGCTGGCTCGACCTCCCGCGTCAGGAGTGA